The window tttaatttaaaacaacacttAATTAGTGTTCTATATTATATCTCAATGGGAATAATGAgataaaatggtatttttttaaatatttttttttttcagtgaaaaGTTCTATTTGTTGAGGCTTTGATTTAGAGATTCCCGCTTTACAAACcaattagatctattagataatcattcaataacatcaattAGGGcaggttcacatttatttttccttcACCTATCTCTGAGTCTATTGGACCAAACCTTCACCTTTTCCGTAGTCTGTTGAACCAAAcaagaatttcattcactgtcttctcatcgctttccttgtcttcctcttcatctgaggaccttgtgatatggccatataGTTTGAGTTTAAATTGTTGACATCGTGGGGTCCACTTGGTGTATTAATCTtttcattcgtgatgcggtctttctaagtgacacctaggattttactatttctttacaaatatcAGCGCATCGAATAAATATGAATACTAACATTGTAATcacaataaaattaataaatctccgtatcctgtggtatcaggTCGATAgtcgaactaacaatacaacagtatcggcaacactttcaacacaaacacgtttcttctttttgtatcgacaGAGATAGAgttttagttgttgatagtttctagtttctgatattctatctgaaaagattgaaacctgtctttttattGACCTGAGCGTACTACTTcgcgggccgattttgagtttgtgcttctacacaaactttctttgtaaccttgtttaattaATGAATTTGGAAGATTGTAATATCTATTGGGGTTATGTCAAAACTGGAGTATGGTATGACTGGAGAATGAGTAGATAGATTTGATAAGACTGGTGTATGATAAGACTGGTGTATGATAAGACTGGTGTATGATAAGACTCGGCGGTGATTATACATCTCTAGTTGTTTCATTGAATGATACAAATCCTGACACTAGTTTCACTAGATGATAGACATCTCTAGAGCTGGGTATTCTCATAGTGCCTgaaagttttaataaaaaagaataacgaTGTTACAACAGTGTTGTATGTCCCATGAATCACCAAACAGTTTATAGTTATACGGTGTTGAACTGAAACCATATGTtagtagaaaacaaaagttgatAGACTGGACCTTGAGGTCCTACGGAATCCATTCCATTCATAGAACATTCCACTATGTACATCAGtaatacttttaaatatttctgtGTATTTCTGTTCGTTTCATTTAATTTCCTCTTTCGATTTTTTTGTACAGGTTACAGTGAATGGGTAAGTTGACTATTTGGTTTTCTTttcaaacatttgttttctttcttacggatatctgtatgtctttctCATACATAGTTTGTCTATGTCCTAAATAATTGTTGCTATATCATTCATGTTTGTGTCTCTGTATCTGAGATTTGTGTAAATTCATCTCAAAGacaattttatcttttaaattttctattgtCAAAACTTCTTAATGGTCACCTGATCACTTTGCTTCGCTTCTTATTTGACTGTTGACATTTTAGCTGCTTTTCTAAACTTCCTGTTTGGTTCGGTCTAATTAAATGACATTGACATTTGTAGACTTGAGCTATGGAACAGAATAAATAGTTTGACCCCTTACCTAATGCCACCTTAAGAATAACAAAACAGATTCTTACCAAGTCTATATTTGAAGTAACAGTTAATGAATGACGTTCAATAGGGCTACTCCAAATGTTCACCTACACTGAACACAATTACTAACAATAAAAAGTCGAATTAACTAACTCAAACAAATTGACCTACTAAATAAAAACTGGTGCTGGTACTGGTGTGGTGCTCTTCAATACTCTTTTAGTCTAAGTCTCTAAATTGATGTTAAGTATTGGATTCAAAAGCAATCCACTTGCAGACaaaaacattacaattattGCTTCATTGCTTGATACACACTCGCTCGTTAATTATGATATAATTTTGTATTCCATAGATCTGGCATTAATTAACTAAAAGCATGCCACATTGAATTTATTTCCTCAATTATTTTCAATTGATTGTGTGTATCAAAAGTCATTCATCTTCACGAATTCTTTAGTTGGCCTCCATCATTCTAAGAACGCAATGGATCATCTTGTTCATGTGATTGTAAGGACAAATGCTGAGGACACATCTTGTAGAGCACTTGTTCATGTGATTGTAAGGACCTATGCTGGGGACACATCTTGTACAGCACTTGTTCATGTGATTGTAAGGACATATGCTGAGGACACATTTTGTAgagcactttttcatgtgatTGTAAGGACATATGCTGAGGACACATCTTGTAGAGCACTTGTTCATGTGATTGTAAGGACATATGCTGGGGACACATCTTGTAGAGCACTTGTTCATGTGATTGTGAGGACATATGCTGGGGACACATCTTGTAGAGCACTTGTTCATGTGATTGTGAGGACATATACTGAGGACACATTTTGTAGAGCACTTGTTCATGTGATTGTGAGGACATATACTGGGGACACATCTTGTAGAGCACTTGTTCATGTGATTGTGACGACATATGCTGAGGACACATCTTGTAGAGCACTTGTTCATGTGATTGTAAGGACATATACTGAGGACACATCTTGTAGAGCACTTGTTCATGTGATTGTGAGGACATATACTGAGGACACATCTTGTAGAGCACTTGTTCATGTGATTGTAAGGACATATACTGAGGACACATCTTGTAGAGCACTTGTTCATGTGATTGTGAGGACATATGCTGAGGACACATCTTGTAGAGCACTTGTTCATGTGATTGTAAGGACATATACTGAGGACACATCTTGTAGAGCACTTGTTCATGTGATTGTAAGGACATATACTGAGGACACATTTCCATCCAAGTGTAgcgcaaaaaaaaagtttttttgatgGTAGAGGAAATAGCAAATTTTCTTTCGATTCGCTTTTCAGCCAGAGCTGAGgcctatgttttgttttttactgtcATGGTCACTATCTCTCTCCACTCAGTGGCTATTTCTTTCCAGTATTCAACAATGTCCCTTGAGGTCCCATCTGATTACATCAATATATCCAAGTTTTTCTTGTGTCAATCACGATTCGTCTAGAGATGATGACTTGCAGGATACGTTCAACCTCCACCAGGTGACACTTCAAGGTAGTTGTCGTTGTCTGAGGTAAAGGTGCGTGGGAAGAGCCAGTTTCTCagtgtcacacacacacacacacacacacacactcctttGATTGTCAGGATGTATCGAAGGCAACGCAAGTGAAATGGATTTAAATTTGTCTCGTGTTTAGTGTCATCAGTCCATGACTCACTGTCCTACTGTCATCAGTCCATGACTCACTGTCCTACTGTCATCAGTCCATGACTCACTGTCCTACTGTCATCAGTCCATGACTCACTGTCCTACTGTCATCAGTCCATGACTCACTGTCCTACTGTCATCAGTCCATGACTCACTGTCCTACTGTCATCAGTCCATGACTGACTGTCCTACTGTCATCAGTCCATGACTCACTGTCCTACTGTCATCAGTCCATGACTCACTGTCCTACTGTCATCAGTCCATGACTCACTGTCCTACTGTCATCAGTCCATGACTCACTGTCCTACTGTCATCAGTCCATGACTCACTGTCCTACTGTCATCAGTCCATGACTCACTGTCCTACTGTCATCAGTCCATGACTCACTGTCCTACTGTCATCAGTCCATGACTCACTGTCCTACTGTCATCAGTCCATGACTCACTGTCCTACTGTCATCAGTCCATGACTCACTGTCCTACTGTCATCAGTCCATGACTCACTGTCCTACTGTCATCAGTCCATGACTCACTGTCCTACTGTCATCAGTCCATGACTGACTGTCCTACTGTCATCAGTCCATGACTCACTGTCCTACTGTCATCAGTCCATGACTCACTGTCCTACTGTCATCAGTCCATGACTCACTGTCCTACTGTCATCAGTCCATGACTCACTGTCCTACTGTCATCAGTCCATGACTCACTGTCCTACTGTCATCAGTCCATGACTCACTGTCCTACTGTCATCAGTCCATGACTCACTGTCCTACTGTCATCAGTCCATGACTCACTGTCCTACTGTCATCAGTCCATGACTCACTGTCCTACTGTCATCAGTCCATGACTCACTGTCCTACTGTCATCAGTCCATGACTCACTGTCCTACTGTCATCAGTCCATGACTCACTGTCCTACTGTCATCAGTCCATGACTCACTGTCCTACTGTCATCAGTCCATGACTCACTGTCCTACTGTCATCAGTCCATGACTCACTGTCCTACTGTCATCAGTCCATGACTCACTGTCCTACTGTCATCAGTCCATGACTCACTGTCCTACTGTCATCAGTCCATGACTCACTGTCCTACTGTCATCAGTCCATGACTCACTGTCCTACTGTCATCAGTCCATGACTCACTGTCCTACTGTCATCAGTCCATGACTCACTGTCCTACTGTCATCAGTCCATGACTCACTGTCCTACTATAATTAGATCATGACTCACAGGAATTTGTACACATTAAGAGATTCTCCATTCCAAgtgttatattttattcatttattaataGAGTGTACCATCTAATCAATTATTCATATCGCCAACTACTTTTCGATACATTATTCAACTTGACACAGTTCTTTTGAGGACAGACAATTTTCTAATAAGTGGCAGTAAtaagcggttctttcccttaaataatcattgtttttttttttattttttttttttttgttctattgcTTGCTAatagtttctttgttttgtttcggtCTTCCCAAGGCTCGTTTCAACAAATACTTAATTGTGACTTAAAAGTAAGCCCAGGTGTTTGTTTGTCCTATGTGGGcctaagaaagaaagaaatgcccGGCACAATTCAAAGTAACTCAAGACGGGGTTAATGAATTTGTAGTAGATCTTGCTGCCAACTGTGCAGTTTTTACATTGACCTCATTGTCTCATTCATTTCATGTATTTCTAGTTCATTTCGCAAAATTTTTTTATGCTAGTTTGAACTGTTTTGTAACTGTCTAGACATGGAGTGTTCACTTTATTAAATGTTCATCTTTTCTTCCTGTTGTTAGTTGAATTCTCATTTACATATGAATCTACTCCTAAGTTCCACTGGTGCTGTAAGTCTACTACTTAGgtcattcaaataaaaacagaCCAGACTAAAGTCTGTGCCCTGATCCTCTCAATAAATTGTCTGTTACCTTCTGTTCTCTAAAAATGTAGTTTCGTACTGGGTGTTGCTCTATTTAatcataataatgataatttcgATAATGAATCTAATTCTAGGCAGGCGCCTCTAAGACGCCATTCATCTCTGTATAGGAGAGTAGAGGTAACTCTGCATGACTTGAGTACCAGGTATGAGTTATCTGCCCAAGTCTTTCTAGACCAATTGATACCACATGGTTGTATCTGACCGACTGAGGCTCAGCACTCGCTCTCATTGTACTAATGCTACATCAATGCTACATTAATGTTACATCAATGCTACATTAATGTAGTGTTTTTATGAAGACTCGGTTTTTAATCAAGAAACGGTTTATGCACAAAGACCAAAGAAAAATCAAACACagataatttaaacaaacaaaacaacgcACATCTTAGAAGACCAACAAAGTCCAGAGCTGTAACTTTGACCCAACGGAAGTAGTACTACTAAAACATAAACTAGTGTAGCAACTGTAGCGACTAGACTAGGCATTTTACCGGATCTCTAAAACTCGACCTGAACTGAAATttataattgtgtgtgtgtgagtgtcttGACCTaaccaaatacttttttttatgaaaggaACACTAAATGTTACAATCaaataacaacaacattatGACCTTAGGCTGACTATAATTTGGCATATGTTAATGTCCAGTTGACGTGGCAGACACCTTAGGCTGACTATAATTTGGCATATGTTAATGTCCAGTTGACGTGGCAGACACCTTAGGCTTACTATAATTTGGCATATGTTAATGTCCAGTTGACGTGGCAGACACCTTAGGCTTACTATAATTTGGCATATGTTAATGTCCAGTTGACGTGGCAGACACCTTAGGCTGACTATAATTTGGCATATGTTAATGTCCAGTTGACGTGGCAGACACCTTAGGCTTACTATAATTTGGCATATGTTAATGTCCAGTTGACGTGGCAGACACCTTAGGCTTACTATAATTTGGCATATGTTAATGTCCAGTTGACGTGGCAGACACCTTAGGCTTACTATAATTTGGCATATGTTAATGTCCAGTTGACGTGGCAGACACCTTAGGCTGACTATAATTTGGCATATGTTAATGTCCACTTGACGTGGCAGACACCTTAGGCTTACTATAATTTGGCATATGTTAATGTCCAGTTGACGTGGCAGACACCTTAGGCTTACTATAATTTGGCATATGTTAATGTCCAGTTGACGTGGCAGACACCTTAGGCTTACTATAATTTGGCATATGTTAATGTCCAGTTGACGTGGCAGACACCTTAGGATTACTATAATTTGGCATATGTTAATGTCCAGTTGACGTGGCAGACACCTTAGGCTGACTATAATTTGGCATATGTTAATGTCCAGTTGACGTGGCAGACACCTTAGGCTTACTATAATTTGGCATATGTTAATGTCCAGTTGACGTGGCAGACACCTTAGGCTTACTATAATTTGGCATATGTTAATGTCCAGTTGACGTGGCAGACATGTGTTTGCTCACATTGGCTGCTAATTATTCCACTAGTCATCAAACTAAAATGTCTCTGACTGAGAATGTTATAAGCCAATCTCTACTTAACCTAAGAAAAGTGTGGATAGAGAATCACACTTTCAATCATGTCTTAGTTATTAGAgcctcggttctgagcagctttcatCATCTGCTCCCAGGTCATTCATATGACCTCAAGCTTTGCTGATGAGTGACCTCTTCTAGGTTTGCTTCGGCCCGTCCATTTTTCTCTTGCGTTGCGGAAAGACATCaaagtttaaatgtatttaGCTAAGACATCAAACTTAAAGTGACTTTTAGACATCAGACTTGTTTAGACACTAGAAGTCTACTAATTAAGTCAACTTTTGCTGATTGTAGTGCAGATGTAAGTCTattacacgaatcaataaaaaaaaacaattagctaattaattattagtgatGAATTATACGGTTTGATAtggaaataaggggaataaatgctacttaatgaaaGATGGGGATGTATATGTGGGTTTTATCCCTTTATTACGCTTTGACACGTTTTTTATCcaactttccattctcggatcaagttgaaattttacataattatttatagtctatGCTAatgcacgaatcaatccaaaaattaacatattatagttaatcatttagtactaaattacaattttttttaaatatggctgaaagggagctaaacctgCAATTTTCTAATAAGTGGCAGTAATAAGCGGTTCTTTCCTTAAAaataagcattgttttttttttaaattgctattGCTTGCTAAtagtttaattgttttgtttcggTCTTCCCAAGGCTGGTTTCAACAAATACTTAATTGTGACTTAAAAGTCAGCCCAGAATGATACTAGACAAGTTTTTGTTCTACTACATTTTGAAATATGTAGATGTATTGTTTCTCCGACACTCTCActtgttagcatgaaagactccctcagagacttggatgttagcatgaaagactccctcaaagacttggatgttagcatgaaagactccctcaaagacttggatgttagcatgaaagactccctcaaagacttggatgttagcatgaaag of the Biomphalaria glabrata chromosome 11, xgBioGlab47.1, whole genome shotgun sequence genome contains:
- the LOC129928947 gene encoding uncharacterized protein LOC129928947, giving the protein MDHLVHVIVRTNAEDTSCRALVHVIVRTYAGDTSCTALVHVIVRTYAEDTFCRALFHVIVRTYAEDTSCRALVHVIVRTYAGDTSCRALVHVIVRTYAGDTSCRALVHVIVRTYTEDTFCRALVHVIVRTYTGDTSCRALVHVIVTTYAEDTSCRALVHVIVRTYTEDTSCRALVHVIVRTYTEDTSCRALVHVIVRTYTEDTSCRALVHVIVRTYAEDTSCRALVHVIVRTYTEDTSCRALVHVIVRTYTEDTFPSKCSAKKKFF